A stretch of Triticum aestivum cultivar Chinese Spring chromosome 1D, IWGSC CS RefSeq v2.1, whole genome shotgun sequence DNA encodes these proteins:
- the LOC123166216 gene encoding transcription factor HBP-1b(c1)-like encodes MDCPSPGGTDTSTDPDLDKNQAFEQGHAAAGLTPPDSSDKSIGELGPKTLRRLAQNREAARRSRLRKKAYVQHLESSGLRLAQLEQELQRARQQGFLVSTLGDQPDSENGNAASSFYVEYARWLEEHHKQVDELRAAVSAHAGDGDLQSIVDTIMARSDEIFRLKGAAAKGAAAKADAFRVISGTWMTPVERCFLWLGGFRPSELLKLLASRLEPLTEKQLDSIDVLRRSSLQAEEALCREMEALRRSVTEAVAAAGSSSLSCSDADCTGQMAVAVGKLGVMEGLLRQADDLRLRILEETRRVLTTRQCARAVLVVTDYFSRMRALSSLWIARPTTGVN; translated from the exons ATGGATTGCCCGAGCCCTGGTGGGACTGATACGTCGACGGACCCAGACCTCGACAAGAATCAAGCG TTCGAACAAGGGCATGCTGCTGCTGGGCTCACACCTCCGGATTCCAGTGACAAATCAATTGGTGAACTAGGTCCAAAG ACGCTCCGTCGCCTCGCCCAAAACCGTGAAGCTGCTAGGAGAAGCCGTCTAAGAAAAAAG GCATATGTCCAACATCTCGAGAGCAGCGGCCTGAGGCTCGCTCAGCTGGAGCAGGAGCTCCAGCGTGCTCGCCAACAG GGCTTTCTCGTTTCTACTTTGGGGGACCAGCCTGATTCAGAGAATGGAAATG CAGCTTCTTCGTTCTACGTGGAATACGCACGGTGGCTGGAGGAGCACCACAAGCAGGTAGACGAGCTCAGGGCCGCCGTCAGCGCCCACGCCGGCGACGGCGACCTCCAGTCCATCGTTGACACCATCATGGCACGCTCCGACGAGATCTTCAGGCTCAAGGGCGCCGCGGCCAAGGGCGCCGCGGCCAAGGCCGACGCCTTCCGCGTCATTTCGGGGACGTGGATGACCCCCGTCGAGCGGTGCTTCCTCTGGCTCGGCGGCTTCCGGCCGTCGGAGCTTCTCAAG CTACTCGCGAGCCGGCTGGAGCCCCTCACCGAGAAGCAGCTCGACAGCATCGACGTCCTGCGACGTTCCTCCCTGCAAGCCGAAGAAGCACTCTGTCGAGAGATGGAAGCGCTGCGACGGTCGGTCACGGAAGCCGTCGCGGCGGCAGGATCGTCGTCCCTGAGCTGCTCCGACGCTGATTGCACGGGCCAAATGGCGGTGGCGGTGGGAAAGCTTGGCGTCATGGAAGGCCTCCTGCGGCAG GCTGATGATCTGCGGCTGCGGATTCTTGAGGAAACGCGGCGGGTACTGACCACCCGTCAGTGCGCACGGGCGGTGCTCGTGGTCACCGACTACTTCTCCCGGATGCGCGCCCTGAGTTCTCTCTGGATTGCACGTCCGACCACCGGGGTGAACTGA